The window TGATCCCATGACTTTGGCTAAAGTGACTAAGCGGGATCGTTTTGTCCTTCTCATAAGCTCCTTGTTCCCACAACACAAAGCCTTCCCTGCACGCTCCCCAGAAAACTGGAAAGGAGGGTGAAAAGAAGATCACAAACCACTCTCCTTTGACCTCATGTCTCCCTGTAagccctctgctcctggctctACCTTTCACAGATGCTGTAAAGGCAATGCACAGCTGATGATGCAGCCTTAACAAACCACCAAGTCCCCAACTCTCATTTTGATACGACACAAGTCTTTTCAAGCAGCTAAGTGCCGTATTTTATGGTACCTTTCTGATCTGCACAACTGAAATACGTACGCCACGTTACAGCACATTCGCATCCCTCAGCAGAAGGAATCTGAACTGCTGAGATTCTTTCCTAGggatgcagcacagcctggcagcctcACAGATTCAGCTGAATCCATCcatctggaaagcagcagctttgaacAACATGGCTCTTATGGTTTCCTAGATTATCTCCCATATCCCAGAGTCATTAAAGGCCGTTTGTTCACCCTGCTAATCAAGGAATAGAGTATTTCTGAGGACCACAGGGCACGAAACcatggggctgggaggagagacTTCCCGGGACACATCAGGAGCTGCCTGGCCCAGACCTGGTTCCGCATGCCCCAGAGGTGCGGGGACGATCTGTAAGCGCTGCCGTCCCTCCAGAGAGCAGCACGAGGTTACAACCGTGCTGCAGCTCGGAGCCCACTGCCACAGCTCcgcctgctctgccagcacacagcaaacCTTCCCAGCACCACTGCTTCGCTTCCACAATTAGCCACGCACAGAGGTTTCTCCAGCCTCACCTACGGAGACCAATGACAAATGAATCAACATCACATACCACACTTGCCCATTGCAGTGGCCAGATTTTTGCTACTCAGGCCCCTTCCAGTTCAGCATTCCTCCTCCCACCACCGAAGAGAACATACTTCGTTACAGAGACTTTCAtattgggaaaatattttaatatagtAAACAAGTCAATTTACCTTCCACATAGTTTAAATAAGTTTATGCTCATCGttaaacaaaactgtttttacTTCAACAATGGATTACAGCCTCTAAATTCGTATTGTTCCCAGCTGATCCTGTAAATAGCGAGGAATTTTGGACACCGATATCCTTGTATAGGTAACAGACTGGCATAAACAGCGCAGGAATTCAGTGCGGGTTCAAAGGGAGAAGCTAGCCCTGGTGAGGAAGAAAACGAAGCCACAAAATTCCCTTTTGAGGAACAACCGGGGGTAAAAGAAGATACCGCAGTTCCACCGAGTCCAAACGGGGCCGAGTCAGTCTCCAGGTCAGTCTCCGGTCAGGCTCCACAGGCGCTGCACGGTGCCGCAGGGACGGGCGAGCCATCGGTCTCCATCCTCGGCCGAGCCCCGCGGCCGCATCCCGGCGGTGCGCGGCCTCCCGCGGCCCGCCCGCCTCAGGGGCTGCCGGCGCCCGGCCCGCTCCcggccgcgggcgggggggacgcggccggcggggcggtggcggcggggccggggccggtgcgcggcggcgcgggcggagGCCCCGCCGTAGGTccggcgggcgcggcgcggaGCTGCGCGGGGgtggcggcggcgccggggccggggctggaggagccgccgctgccgcgcacCGGCTGCCAGATGAGGCTGTAGTAGACGGCGAGCACGATGGCGGC is drawn from Prinia subflava isolate CZ2003 ecotype Zambia chromosome 5, Cam_Psub_1.2, whole genome shotgun sequence and contains these coding sequences:
- the INAFM2 gene encoding putative transmembrane protein INAFM2, translating into MKEKEAGAERGKPATYTGDKKARMAAKTNKKWVRLATVLAYVLSVSLAAIVLAVYYSLIWQPVRGSGGSSSPGPGAAATPAQLRAAPAGPTAGPPPAPPRTGPGPAATAPPAASPPPAAGSGPGAGSP